The sequence below is a genomic window from Nitrospira sp..
CTTTGTCTCTCCGGTGGTCTATGTGGTCGGCGCCATTTTTCTGCTCATCTTCGGATTCTTGTCCTATCTCTACGTGGTCTACGCCGGCTACCAGGCGATTCAACTGATGCAAATGCAAGGCGGTCAGGCTCAATTGAACTTGAACGACCTGGTCTTCCGGAATCTTTTCGCCAGCATGCGGTTTGTGCTCCTCATTATTCTGCCCATTCTGACGATGCGGCTCTTTGCGGAAGAGCGCAAACTGCGCACCTTCGAATTTCTGATGACCTCGCCGATCGGCATCAATGAGATCGTGGCCGGCAAGTTCGTCAGCGTCTTTCTTGTCTTCTTGAGCCTCCTCGGTCTGACCGGCCTCGTGCCGACGGTCCTGATGCTCTTCAGCGACTTCGACTGGAACCCGATTTGGACCGGGTATCTCGGCATGACCTTACTCGGCGCCCTGTTTATCTCAGTCGGCCTGCTCGCATCAGCGATCACGGAAAACCAGATCGTCGCGGCGTTTCTCAGCTTCGGCATACTGCTGCTCGTCTGGTTGATCTCGGGCTTGGGCGCCCTGTTAGGCGACACGATGCTGGGACAGATCATCTCCTATGTCTCGTTCATGGATCATTACGATCGTCTGGTGCGCGGCCTGATCGACACCAAAGACCTGGTGTACTTCTTCAGCAGCCTGGCCTTCATGCTCTTTCTCACCCACCGCGTGGTGGAATCGACCAGGTGGAAATGAGCCTGAAAGTCCTCCCGCTCGGCATCATTGGAACCGTGTTGGCCGTCGCCGGCCTGATCGCCTATAGCCTCAGCCCGGACCTGCTGTGGGCCGTCACCATTGCGGAAGGGCTGGCGCTCCTGTGCCTGATCCTCTTCTTCATCCTGCATTTCGACGCCGTGAAAGCCTTCTCCAGCCGTCGCTCGACCCATATGGGCGCGAACAGCCTGCTCATGATTCTGCTGGTCACGGCCATTCTCGTGATTGTGAACTTCCTGGCATCGCGCCATTCCATCCGGTGGGATCTCTCGGAGAATCAGAATTTTACCCTGGCGCCGCAAACCTATCGTGTGCTCCGCAGTCTTCCGCAAGAGGTGAAAATTACCGTCTTCACCCGCGAGAAAGATCCCGGCTATACCGGCTACAAGGAACGGCTGGAGAGTTATCGCCAAGCCTCGAATAAACTCACCGTCGAATTCGTCGATCCGGAACGGCAACCGAAGATCGCGCAGAACTACGGCATCTTCCGGACCGACACGGCCATCTTCGAGAGCAATGGGCAAACCATTCGCATCACCAGCCCATCGGAAGTCGAACTCACCGGTGCGCTGCTCCGTATCTCCAAGCCCGCCAAGAAACGCATCGTCTTTCTGGAGGGCCACAGCGAACGCAGCCTGGAAGACAAGGAACGCAACGGCCTATCACTGGCGAAAGAAGCGCTGAGCAAACAGGGCTATGACATCGGCACCCTGTCGCTGTTGAAGGACGCCGCCGTACCGGACGACACGGCCGTGCTCGTCCTCGCCGGGCCTCGCAATCAAGTCACCCCCGAGGAGCAGAGTCGGATTCAGACCTATGTGGACAAAGGCGGGCACCTGCTTGTGATGGTCGACCCGGATACCAAGGCTGACCTGGCCCCCCTGCTCGCCCACTACGGCCTGGGCCTGGGCCAGGGGGTGCTCGTCGATCTCCAAGATCGATTGGCCCAAGGGGACCTGACGTCCCTGTTGGTCCGCACTTTCACAGAACATGAAATCACCCAGGACCTGACAGCGGCAGTATTGTTTCCGCTCGCCCGTCACCTGACGTTCGACGAGCAGACGGGAAAAGACTGGGACTACGTGCCGCTCGCGCGGACGTCTCCGAATAGTTGGGCCGAGACCAACATGCAAGGGCGCGTCGTCAGCTTGAATGAAAAAGAAGATGTGAAGGGTCCGTTGCCGCTCGCCGCCGCGCTGTCGCCCAAGAAGGCCCCGGAGGAGGGAACGCCCAGGCCGGCCATCGTGGTTGTGGGCAACTCGACGTTCGCCACCAATGCGTTTTTCAACTTTCCCGGCAACACTGACTTTTTCTTGCACACCACCGGGTGGCTCGCCGAAGAAC
It includes:
- a CDS encoding GldG family protein, with product MSLKVLPLGIIGTVLAVAGLIAYSLSPDLLWAVTIAEGLALLCLILFFILHFDAVKAFSSRRSTHMGANSLLMILLVTAILVIVNFLASRHSIRWDLSENQNFTLAPQTYRVLRSLPQEVKITVFTREKDPGYTGYKERLESYRQASNKLTVEFVDPERQPKIAQNYGIFRTDTAIFESNGQTIRITSPSEVELTGALLRISKPAKKRIVFLEGHSERSLEDKERNGLSLAKEALSKQGYDIGTLSLLKDAAVPDDTAVLVLAGPRNQVTPEEQSRIQTYVDKGGHLLVMVDPDTKADLAPLLAHYGLGLGQGVLVDLQDRLAQGDLTSLLVRTFTEHEITQDLTAAVLFPLARHLTFDEQTGKDWDYVPLARTSPNSWAETNMQGRVVSLNEKEDVKGPLPLAAALSPKKAPEEGTPRPAIVVVGNSTFATNAFFNFPGNTDFFLHTTGWLAEERDLISIVPKEPALRPFTPNPTQERALLYIQVLFLPIMTMLTGVMVWRKRRRL
- a CDS encoding ABC transporter permease subunit, whose translation is MTPVQAIIAKELRGYFVSPVVYVVGAIFLLIFGFLSYLYVVYAGYQAIQLMQMQGGQAQLNLNDLVFRNLFASMRFVLLIILPILTMRLFAEERKLRTFEFLMTSPIGINEIVAGKFVSVFLVFLSLLGLTGLVPTVLMLFSDFDWNPIWTGYLGMTLLGALFISVGLLASAITENQIVAAFLSFGILLLVWLISGLGALLGDTMLGQIISYVSFMDHYDRLVRGLIDTKDLVYFFSSLAFMLFLTHRVVESTRWK